The Megalobrama amblycephala isolate DHTTF-2021 linkage group LG20, ASM1881202v1, whole genome shotgun sequence genome includes a window with the following:
- the LOC125255177 gene encoding pancreatic secretory granule membrane major glycoprotein GP2-like — translation MTVAFQSISSDPCYNYRPLDRPWIANNESGDFICDETLVWNGWYRLFYYGMDIRMPETCVSSSYCNTGVSLSLNGPHPQDGVVTREVCGEACGEAYLRGCWNYKSKPVRVKACPGNYYVYELVNPLFGCSGYCTDVSTISQLVSTVGPDIFTGSSITLNDDPCNNYNILNDYSRNTHHSWFVFGFGSVLDDTLEEWDGWYRLFMNDLSAQMPEWCFYYMSCGGFSALWLGGSHPRLEDGVVTREIYGSYRDQCSHYRSDPIQVKACPGNYYVYKFTRPMVLIPAPRYCAVSFSTPSVDPCYNYTSLDEPWRATDHYNLGMCDYNVEWNGWYRLFYNGQNAQMPESCVNQYMCGTDQPLWLNGPHPQLEDGEVTRQICVSSWNGCCTYTSHPIRVKDCPGNYYVYEFVKPPFCSSYCVDVTGLNATSATTETIPAIETITMPITTTDVRDHCSELSCSEDERCGERNGFYGCLCNAEQPRLQPDSFDSSETCESRFSMIPAAKERSGMAEWNSILIMMNTSVVQILCYYKVLPYYANGTHFIYDNFILGTPRSEGLIISRQKILKLSFSCVYPQTQTLSMNVEINPLESIVHKTLPAGEGRYRVRMIPYQDDEFTRPFTGAVDAELDQEMHVEVRVEGVDSRQFALVMDTCWATPVNDPDYSLRWDLIDSECPNPNDNTVELLQNGVSFRMFIFTANSTKLYLHCAVHLCLLSSNRCSMDCDSGHQRRERRSLDFHDSASISMGPLMLSEGNTDKLVPDQVKVSEASCLCGSLLVFLVPLMSVLTHF, via the exons ATGACAGTTGCTTTCCAAAGCATCAGCAGTGATCCCTGCTACAATTATCGGCCTCTGGATCGTCCCTGGATAGCCAACAATGAAAGTGGAGATTTCATTTGTGATGAAACTTTAGTTTGGAATGGCTGGTACCGGCTTTTCTACTATGGAATGGACATCCGGATGCCAGAGACATGTGTTAGTTCATCATACTGTAACACAGGAGTCAGTCTGTCGCTTAATGGTCCTCATCCTCAGGATGGAGTGGTGACCAGGGAGGTCTGTGGGGAGGCCTGTGGGGAGGCTTATTTAAGAGGCTGCTGGAATTACAAGTCGAAACCTGTAAGAGTGAAAGCTTGTCCAGGCAATTACTATGTGTATGAACTTGTGAATCCACTATTTGGGTGTTCAGGATACTGCACAG aTGTCAGCACTATTTCACAGCTGGTTTCCACTGTAGGTCCAGATATATTCACTGGATCCAGCATTACACTGA atgaTGACCCGTGCAATAACTACAACATACTCAACGACTACTCAAGAAACACACACCACTCCTGGTTTGTATTTGGATTTGGATCTGTACTTGATGACACTCTTGAAGAATGGGATGGCTGGTATCGACTCTTCATGAATGACTTGAGTGCTCAGATGCCtgaatggtgtttttattacatgtCATGTGGAGGTTTTAGTGCTCTGTGGCTTGGTGGCTCTCATCCTCGGCTAGAAGATGGAGTTGTTACTCGTGAAATTTATGGCTCTTATCGTGATCAGTGCAGTCACTACAGATCCGACCCAATCCAAGTCAAAGCTTGTCCTGGAAATTATTATGTCTACAAATTTACTAGACCTATGGTTTTGATCCCAGCTCCTAGATATTGTGCAG TATCTTTCAGCACTCCAAGTGTCGATCCCTGCTACAACTATACCAGTCTGGATGAGCCTTGGAGAGCCACTGACCATTATAACTTGGGCATGTGTGATTATAATGTGGAGTGGAATGGCTGGTACAGGCTGTTCTACAATGGTCAAAATGCTCAGATGCCAGAATCATGTGTTAATCAGTATATGTGTGGTACTGATCAACCACTGTGGCTCAACGGCCCTCACCCACAGCTGGAAGATGGAGAGGTCACCCGTCAGATCTGTGTGTCCTCATGGAATGGCTGCTGTACTTACACATCCCACCCTATAAGAGTCAAAGACTGTCCAGGAAATTACTATGTTTATGAGTTTGTCAAGCCACCATTTTGTTCATCTTACTGTGTAG ATGTCACAGGCCTTAATGCAACGTCTGCAACAACAGAGACAATCCCAGCTATAGAAACCATAACTATGCCCATCACTACCACCG ATGTGAGAGATCACTGTTCTGAGCTCAGCTGCTCTGAGGATGAAAGATGTGGGGAAAGAAATGGTTTTTATGGCTGTTTATGTAATGCAGAGCAACCTAGACTACAACCTGACTCTTTTG ATTCCTCAGAAACCTGTGAAAGCAGGTTCTCAATGATCCCAGCTGCAAAGGAACGGTCCGGAATGGCAGAGTGGAATTCCATTTTGATAATGATGAACACATCTGTGGTACAAATCTTGTG ttattataaagtgttaccttattAT GCTAACGGCACCCACTTCATTTATGATAACTTTATTCTGGGGACACCGAGGTCAGAAGGTCTCATCATCAGCAGACAGAAAATCCTGAAGCTTTCTTTCAGCTGTGTTTATCCTCAAACACAAACACTTTCCATGAATGTGGAAATCAACCCACTGGAGAG CATTGTCCACAAGACTCTTCCCGCTGGTGAAGGCAGATATCGAGTCCGGATGATTCCATATCAGGATGATGAGTTTACCCGGCCCTTCACTGGTGCAGTGGATGCAGAGCTCGACCAGGAGATGCATGTGGAAGTTCGTGTTGAGGGGGTCGACAGCCGCCAGTTTGCCCTGGTGATGGACACGTGTTGGGCTACACCTGTGAATGATCCTGATTACAGCCTCCGCTGGGATCTCATCGATTCAGA GTGTCCCAATCCAAATGACAACACAGTGGAGCTGCTGCAGAACGGCGTCTCCTTCAGGATGTTCATCTTCACTGCAAACTCCACTAAGCTTTACCTGCACTGTGCTGTTCACCTTTGCCTTCTGTCAAGCAATCGCTGCTCAATG GACTGTGACTCTGGACACCAGCGGAGAGAGCGCAGGTCTCTGGACTTCCATGACAGTGCTTCCATATCCATGGGTCCTCTGATGTTGTCTGAAGGGAACACAG ATAAGTTGGTTCCAGACCAAGTGAAGGTATCTGAGGCTTCTTGTCTGTGTGGTTCTCTGTTGGTGTTTCTTGTTCCTCTGATGAGTGTCCTGACACACTTTTAG